In Macadamia integrifolia cultivar HAES 741 chromosome 13, SCU_Mint_v3, whole genome shotgun sequence, one DNA window encodes the following:
- the LOC122059050 gene encoding formin-2-like has translation MGQHPRGVPFPQDPPIVPGVGVQLEGVSPQEPPIETQGSALPAIPSQDQPEGTPPGVTPRFPPHGTPPYRVPPPYQYYLAYPPYYPLAATTTRLVESFKWHLPPIFTKVGSDPLESDRWIQEMKKIFEVVEYTEPQNLICAGLQLRNEADS, from the coding sequence ATGGGTCAACATCCTCGTGGGGTACCTTTCCCACAAGATCCTCCTATTGTACCTGGTGTTGGAGTTCAGTTGGAGGGTGTTTCTCCTCAGGAACCACCTATTGAGACACAAGGGAGTGCATTACCTGCAATACCATCACAGGACCAACCAGAAGGTACTCCACCTGGGGTTACTCCACGGTTCCCTCCTCatggcactcctccatatagGGTGCCACCCCCGTACCAGTATTACCTAGCTTATCCTCCATATTATCCACTAGCAGCCACTACTACAAGGCTGGTGGAATCATTTAAGTggcacttgccacctatcttcactaaggtgggaagtgatccatTAGAATCGGAtcggtggatccaagaaatgaaaaagatatttgaggtggtagaataTACTGAACCTCAAAATCTCATCTGTGCTGGGTTACAGTTAAGAAATGAAGCAGATTCTTAG